A window from Heteronotia binoei isolate CCM8104 ecotype False Entrance Well chromosome 15, APGP_CSIRO_Hbin_v1, whole genome shotgun sequence encodes these proteins:
- the ZNF219 gene encoding zinc finger protein 219 produces MEGADYQLPSANPGSVALPSPSSSSSGDGADALAFNGELDLQRYSNGPGGSGGEARPYPCPICGKRFRFNSILALHTRIHTGAYPLTCPYCGHRAGQRASLRLHLRSHCPEARARLGHQSRLLLELEERALLRGKEEEEKEERGATAPRPTLPAFRCPFCKGKFRTAGERERHLRILHQPYKCGQCPFAATQEADLQWHNQQAHGLPANRPPTPPAPVPAVPPTPPASTPSAPPAATPTEFRCQVCGQAFTQSWFLKGHMRKHKDSFDHKCQVCGRGFKEPWFLKNHMKVHLSKLGLQSEQRGPGTGRSPQSLLVGCEALYPSLLSPRPTDKASTGNFLGYGDASCAERLQATARAVESSQQWRERPYAGEPKLARENPGGTHRCPDCTRSFSTFQQMVLHRQSHLSRDREWSKGQSLGSHLLTGHWLPTNVRASASNNTSPTLLTHGEKDAQGQPRLDGSRRGSGKDCPFCGKSFRSSHHLKVHLRVHTGERPYKCPHCDYAGTQSGSLKYHLQRHHREQKSAAAAAAAAATGTLERCHIPLAPTAVSAFPQTQLAKSHGPFLPLGGLGSTRSRQSRRKPLLNGKADFQPLDLSLRPALAGGALHRCQFCPFATSAPELMELHLQVHHSRKSRTRRCSHTAPKPRVVVQEEEPEIPEPQSPQLKETKSLSPKGETTKLQKFWHLEDQDEPPRPEVPRRKQSSDEAVVVTSLSPGAKQDWDDLSQDSEEPIPEEDLPGPLVPKRAAHQEASKAGQGLMELQLEPVQA; encoded by the exons ATGGAG GGTGCAGATTACCAGTTGCCTTCTGCCAATCCAGGTAGTGTggcccttccttccccctcctcctcatcttctggCGACGGAGCGGACGCCCTGGCCTTCAACGGGGAACTGGACCTGCAGCGCTACTCTAATGGGCCAGGGGGGTCAGGAGGCGAGGCCCGCCCTTACCCATGCCCCATCTGTGGCAAGCGTTTCCGTTTCAACAGCATTCTGGCCCTGCACACGCGCATCCACACTGGGGCCTACCCCCTCACCTGCCCTTACTGCGGTCATCGGGCAGGGCAGCGTGCCAGCCTGCGCCTCCACCTGCGCTCTCACTGCCCCGAGGCCCGCGCCCGCCTTGGCCACCAGAGCCGCCTGCTGCTTGAGTTGGAAGAGCGGGCACTTCTACGgggcaaagaagaagaggagaaggaagagaggggggcTACTGCCCCACGCCCAACCCTGCCCGCCTTCCGCTGCCCTTTCTGCAAGGGAAAATTCCGCACGGCGGGTGAGCGAGAGCGCCATCTGCGCATCCTTCACCAGCCATACAAGTGTGGGCAGTGCCCCTTTGCTGCCACCCAGGAGGCCGATCTTCAGTGGCACAATCAGCAGGCTCATGGCCTCCCTGCCAACAGGCCGCCCACTCCTCCTGCCCCTGTCCCTGCAGTCCCACCCACTCCTCCTGCCTCTACCCCTTCTGCTCCCCCAGCTGCCACACCGACTGAGTTCCGCTGCCAGGTGTGCGGTCAAGCCTTCACCCAGTCCTGGTTCCTCAAGGGTCACATGCGCAAGCACAAAGACTCCTTTGACCACAAGTGCCAGGTCTGCGGGCGTGGTTTCAAGGAGCCCTGGTTCCTCAAAAACCACATGAAGGTTCATCTCAGCAAGCTGGGCCTTCAGAGCGAACAAAGGGGGCCCGGAACGGGACGGTCCCCACAGAGCTTACTCGTGGGATGCGAGGCCCTCTACCCTTCGCTCCTGTCCCCGCGGCCCACAGACAAGGCCAGCACAGGTAATTTCCTTGGCTACGGTGATGCCAGCTGCGCTGAGAGACTGCAAGCCACAGCCCGGGCAGTGGAGAGCAGCCAACAGTGGAGGGAGCGCCCTTATGCGGGGGAGCCCAAGCTAGCGAGAGAGAACCCCGGAGGCACCCATCGTTGTCCGGACTGCACACGGAGCTTCAGCACATTCCAGCAGATGGTGCTGCACCGCCAAAGCCACCTGTCCCGAGACAGGGAGTGGAGCAAGGGACAGTCACTGGGTTCTCACCTTCTCACTGGACACTGGCTGCCCACAAATGTCAGAGCCTCTGCTAGCAACAACACCAGCCCCACCCTGCTGACCCACGGGGAAAAGG ATGCGCAGGGGCAGCCACGCCTTGATGGATCCCGTCGGGGCTCTGGGAAAGATTGTCCATTCTGTGGGAAGTCCTTCCGATCATCCCACCATCTGAAGGTGCACCTCCGTGTTCACACAG GCGAGCGCCCGTACAAATGCCCTCACTGTGACTACGCTGGAACTCAGTCTGGCTCTCTCAAATATCACCTGCAGCGCCATCACAGGGAGCAAAAGAGcgctgctgcagcagctgccgCTGCTGCCACAGGGACACTGGAACGGTGCCACATACCCCTCGCTCCCACTGCAGTCTCTGCCTTTCCCCAAACGCAGCTTGCCAAGAGCCATGGGCCCTTCCTACCCCTGGGGGGCTTGGGTTCCACTCGATCTCGTCAGTCCCGTCGCAAACCTCTGCTTAACGGGAAGGCCGACTTCCAGCCCTTGGACCTGTCGCTGCGCCCAGCCCTGGCTGGAGGGGCCCTCCACCGCTGCCAGTTCTGTCCCTTTGCCACCTCAGCTCCCGAGCTCATGGAATTACACCTTCAGGTGCACCATAGTCGAAAGTCCCGAACCCGCCGCTGCTCTCACACTGCCCCTAAGCCCCGTGTGGTggtgcaggaggaggagccagagATACCTGAGCCCCAGAGTCCCCAGCTGAAAGAAACCAAGTCCCTAAGTCCAAAGGGGGAGACGACCAAACTCCAGAAGTTCTGGCATTTGGAAGACCAAGATGAGCCTCCCAGGCCTGAGGTGCCTCGAAGGAAGCAGTCCTCTGATGAAGCAGTGGTGGTCACCAGTCTTTCTCCtggagctaagcaggattgggATGACCTCTCTCAAGACTCTGAGGAGCCAATCCCCGAGGAGGATTTGCCTGGCCCCCTGGTCCCAAAGAGGGCAGCTCACCAGGAGGCATCTAAAGCAGGCCAAGGCCTAATGGAGTTGCAGTTGGAGCCAGTGCAGGCTTGA